The DNA region GCCCACGGATTTGCCGATCCAGTTGGTCTGCATCAGCCGGACCTTCTCGGGCATGTCGGTGTGCGTGAAGTCCAGCAGTTCGTCGGCGTAGTCGGTGATCTTCAGGTACCACTGGCTCAGGTTGCGTTTCTCGACGGGCGTGCCGCAGCGTTCGCAGGCGCCGTTCACGACCTGTTCGTTGGCCAGGACCGTCTGGTCTTTCGGGCACCAGTTCACCAGGCCGCCTTTCTTGTACGCCAGGCCGCGCTTGTAGAACTGGATGAAGAACCACTGGTTCCAGCGGTAGTACTCGGGGTCGCTGGTGGCGAACTGCCGGGACCAGTCGATCATGGTGCCCATGCGCCGGAACTGCCCGGTCATGTACTCGATGTTCTTGTACGTCCAGATGGCGGGGTCGGTGCGGTTCTTGATGGCGGCGTTCTCGGCGGGCAGGCCGAACGCGTCGAAGCCCATGGGGAACAGCACGTTGTACCCGCGCATGCGCATCCAGCGGGCCCGGGCGTCCGGGGCGACGTTCGCGTACCAGTGTCCGATGTGCAGGTTCCCGCTGGGGTACGGGAACATGGTCAGGGCGTAGTGCTTCTCGCCGGGGGCGTGCTCGTCGAAGGTGTACAGGCCGCTCTGTTCCCAGGCGTCCTGCCATTTCTGCTCGATGGCGTGCGGGTTGTACCGCTCCGCGCGGGGTTCCTGAATGTCGGGTCTGGTGGATTCGGTGGTCATGGTCGTCACTCCTTGAGAAAGAAAAGCCCCGGCTGACACGCAGCCGGGGACGCACGCACAAGCTGGAGGCTAGGCGAGGCGTCCCCGGGTGAGAAGCGCAGAGCGGATCATGGCTCAGAGTGTACCGGATCACGGCCGGGCGTGCATCCACCGCATGGCGGGGCCCGTACACTGGGGGCACATGCCATCCCGATCCCGCCCGCACTGGCTTCCCCGCCTGCTGACCGGCCTGCTCCTGCTTGTGGGCGTGCTGGCGGGCCTGGTGTACGCCCTGACCGACCACCCGAAACCCGTGCAGGCCGCCGATCTGACCTGCCCCGCCTCGGCCCCCACCCTGAAGGCCGGGCAGGCCGTGAAGGTGCTGAACTGGAACGTGCAGTACCTCGCGGGCCGCGGGTACGTCTTCTTCTACGACACGCTGGCCGGCGACGGCCCCGACACCCGCCCCAGCGCCGAGTCGGTGGCCCGCACGCTGGACGAGGTGGTCGGGGTGATCCGGGAGGAGAACCCGGACCTGATCCTGTTGCAGGAGGTGGACCGGGACAGCGACCGCACCGGCAACGCCGACCAGCTGCAACTGATCCAGGCTGCCCTGGGAGGCGCGTACCCCTGCGCGGCGACCACGTACTACCACCGCGCGACCTTCGTGCCGCACCCGAAGATCATGGGCCGCGTAGGCCTGAGCCTGAGCACCCTCAGCCGCTACCGCCTGGATTCCGCCACCCGGTACGCCCTGCCGCGCATCTGCGGGGACCCGGTCACGGTCGCCTTCAACTTCAAGCGCGCGGTGCTGGGCGTGACCCTGCCCGTGCAGGGGGGCGAGCGGTTGACCGCGTACAGCACGCACATGGACGCCTTCGCGCAGGGCTGCGACACCATGCGCCGGCAGGTTGCGGCCGTGCAGACCCTGCTGGACGGCACGGCCCGGCCCTGGGTGATGGGCGGGGACTTCAACCTGCTCGCCACCCGCGCCGCCTACGACCGCCTGCGGCCCCGCGAGCAGGCGTACTTCAATCCGAACACCGAACTCGCGCCGCTGCTGGACCGTTTCGAGACCTTCCCCAGCCGCGCCCAGGTGGACAGCGGCGACCCGGCGTTCATCACGCACTACCCGAACGACCCGCAGGTGGGCAAGCCCGACCGGACCATCGACTACTTCGTGTACTCCCCGGGCCTGACCCGCCGCGGCGAGCGCGTGCGGCAGGACGACCCGAAGATCAGCGACCATTACGCCCTGGTCACCACCGTTCAGCTGCCGTGAAGGTAAGAAAGGGGCCGGCTGAGTTGCTTCCCGCCGGCCCCAAGCCCTGCCGGTTCAGTGTTCGCCGCGAGCCGTGATGGTCACCAGCGTGTTCCCGTCCAGCCGGTCGGCGACGTACGTGAGCTGCTCGCCGTGGCCGTTCAGCACGGCCGCTTCCTGAATGCCGTCGTCGGGGATGCGGCTCAGGACCGCGTACCCGCCGGCCGTCAGGGCGTCCAGCACGGGGGCCGGCTGCCAGCCGCTCAGCTCGTACTGTTCCACGCGGGTCACGCCGCGCCGCACCTCGCCCCGCACCGTCTGCGAGGCGGGGCAGGTGGCGGTCGCGCCGGCCGGCACGGGTGCCAAGCCCCACACCTGCCCCGGCGTTTCCAGGCAGTAGTCCGCGCGGCTCCAGCGGGCCTCGCGCGACCACAGCACACCCAGCAGCGCCGTGACGGCCAGCAGGGCCGCCAGCAGCGCCCACAGCCACCGCTTCACGCCCTTACTCCTGGCTGGTGATGAACGGCAGGTTCCGGTCGTACTGCGCGCGGTCCAGGCCGTAGCCGTACACGTACGCGTCGGGGATGGTGAACCCCAGGTACTCCACGGGGATCTCCACCTTGCGGCGGCTGGGTTTGCTGAGCAGCGCCGCGATCTTCAGGCTGGCCGGGCCGCGGCCCTGCAGGTAGTGCAGCAGGTAGTTCATGGTGATGCCGGTGTCCACGATGTCCTCCACCAGGATCACGTGCCGGTCGCTGATGGGGAACTGCAGGTCCTTGACGAGCTTCACCTCGCCGCTGCTCTGCTTGGCGTTGCCGTAGCTGCTGGCCTGCAGGAAGTCGATGGTGCACGGCACCCCGAGGGCCCGCACGAGGTCGGTGTGGAACATGAACGCGCCGTTCAGCACGCAGATCAGGTGGGGGTCACGTCCGGCGTAGTCCTGGCGGATCTTCGCGGCGAGTTCCTGAATGCGCGCGCCGATCTGTTCCTGGGTGATCTGAACGGGGCCGTTGCCGGGCGTGAGACTCATAGATCACAAGGCTAACACGCCCCCGAAAGGCCGCCTATACTCCCCCCGTGACCGCGCCCGCCTTCCCACCGCCCCTGGCCCTGGAGCGCGTGCCCGGCGTCCTGGGCCGCATCGTGCATGAGCGCGCCGCCGATTACGCGCACGCCGACCCTGATCCCGGCCCGGCCCGCCCGGCGGCCCGGCGGTTCGAGGCGGCCCTGAGCGGCCCGGCCCTCGCGCTGATCGCGGAGGTGAAACGCGCCAGCCCCAGCCAGGGCGCCATCGCCCCGCTGGACCCGGTGGACGCCGCCCGCGCGTACGAGGCCGGCGGCGCGCACGCCCTGAGCGTCCTGACCGAGCCGCGGCACTTTGACGGCACACTGGACTTCCTGCACCGCATCACCGCCGCTCAGAGCCTGCCGGCGCTGCGCAAGGACTTCGTGGTGCACGCCGCCATGCTGCGCGAGGCCGCCGAGGCCGGCGCGGCCGCCGCCCTGCTGATGGTGAGCGTGCTGGGCGAGGCGACCGGGGCGTACCTGGCGGTGGCCGAGCATCTGGGTCTGGACGCCCTGGTCGAGGTGCACGACGAGGCGGAACTGGACATCGCCCTGGCGACGGAGGCGCGGATCATCGGCGTGAACAACCGTGACCTGAAAACCCTGCACATCGACCTGGACGTGAGTCCCCGCCTGATCGCCCGCGCCCGGGCGGCGGGGTTTACGGGCGTGCTTGTCGCCGAGAGCGGGTACCGCACCCCCGCCGACCTGCGCACCGTGCGCGGGCTGGCGGACGCGGTGCTGGTCGGCACGAGTCTCGCGGCCAGCGGCGACCTCGCCCAGGCCGCCCGCGACCTGATGCGGCCTTGAGCGCCCCAGCAGCCCCACCGGCCACCCTGGCCTTCCTGGGCACCGCCGACAGCAAGGGCGTGCCGCGCTTCTGGTGCGCCTGCCCGGTGTGCCAGGAAGCGCGCCAGGGCGGCGTGAACCGCCGCACCCGCACCAGCCTGCTGCTGCGCGGGGTGGGGGAGAGCGGCCGAGAGGAGGCGGTCCTGCTGGACGCCAGTCAGGACCTGCACGGCCAGCTCGCCCCGCTGGGGCCGCTGGTGCCGGACGCGGCACTCCTCAGCCACGCGCACAACGACCACATCCTGGGCCTCGCGGACCTGCTGGACTACCTGACCTACGCGAAGGGCGCCCTGCCTCTTTACGCCCCCGAGCCGGTCATCCCGGACCTGGAGCGGCGCTTCCACTACGCCTTCCGGCGGCAGGCGCCCGTGCAGCCCGTACCGGCGCAGGGCGTGCCGGCCGCCGGGTTCCGGGTGCGGACCTTCGAGGTGCCGCACGGCGCGAACGGCGTCAGCCACGCCTTCCGCCTGGACCGCCCCGGCTGGGCGGGTGTGGTCATGACCGACGCCCTGGACGTCCCGGACAACGTGGCCCAAATGTGGCTGACCGGCCTGGACCTGCTGGTGCTGGGCACGTCGTTTACCGACGAGTCCGCCCAGCCGCGCACCGGCCGCAGCGTCTATGACGTGCAGGAAGCCCTGGCCGTGCCGTGGGCCCGCGCGGCCCGCCGGGTGGTGCTCACGCACCTGTCGCACGGCGTGGACATCCGGTCCCTGAGCTTGCCCGCGCACTGGCAGGCGGCGCGGGACGGGCTCACCATCCCGCTCTGACGGGCGGACGGGCTGGACAGTCGGGTGCCGGCCCGGCGCGCCGCCCGGAGCACTCGGGTAAACTCGGGAGGCTGCGCGCCGGACGTCACGTCCACCCCGGGGCTTCACGGGCTTTCGCGCGCCACGACTTCAGACATTCATGTCACGCAGGACGCCAATCAGGAGGATCATGACCGACAACACACACGCCGCGCATGCCGGGGCGACCGCACAGCAAGGCAGCGCCTCGGCGTACGAACGCGCCGGGGTGAGCATCGAGGCCGGCCACCGCGCCGTGAACCTCATGAAGGGCGCCGTGGCCCGCACGCACGGCCCCCAGGTGCTGGGCGGAATCGGCGGGTTCGGCGGGCTGTTCCGCCCCGAGTTCACGGGCATGACCGACCCCGTCCTGGTCGCCAGCACCGACGGCGTGGGCACCAAGACCAAGGTCGCCTCCCGCGTCGGCCGTTACGGGGGGCTGGGCGCGGACATCGTGAACCACTGCGTGAACGACATTCTGGTGCAGGGCGCCCGTCCGCTGTTCTTCCTGGACTACGTGGCGATGGGTAAGCTCAGCCCGGAACTCGTCGCGGACGTCGTGACCGGCGCGGCCCAGGCCTGCGAGGCGCTGGGCGTGGCCCTGCTGGGCG from Deinococcus ficus includes:
- a CDS encoding endonuclease/exonuclease/phosphatase family protein, whose amino-acid sequence is MPSRSRPHWLPRLLTGLLLLVGVLAGLVYALTDHPKPVQAADLTCPASAPTLKAGQAVKVLNWNVQYLAGRGYVFFYDTLAGDGPDTRPSAESVARTLDEVVGVIREENPDLILLQEVDRDSDRTGNADQLQLIQAALGGAYPCAATTYYHRATFVPHPKIMGRVGLSLSTLSRYRLDSATRYALPRICGDPVTVAFNFKRAVLGVTLPVQGGERLTAYSTHMDAFAQGCDTMRRQVAAVQTLLDGTARPWVMGGDFNLLATRAAYDRLRPREQAYFNPNTELAPLLDRFETFPSRAQVDSGDPAFITHYPNDPQVGKPDRTIDYFVYSPGLTRRGERVRQDDPKISDHYALVTTVQLP
- the hpt gene encoding hypoxanthine phosphoribosyltransferase translates to MSLTPGNGPVQITQEQIGARIQELAAKIRQDYAGRDPHLICVLNGAFMFHTDLVRALGVPCTIDFLQASSYGNAKQSSGEVKLVKDLQFPISDRHVILVEDIVDTGITMNYLLHYLQGRGPASLKIAALLSKPSRRKVEIPVEYLGFTIPDAYVYGYGLDRAQYDRNLPFITSQE
- the trpC gene encoding indole-3-glycerol phosphate synthase TrpC translates to MTAPAFPPPLALERVPGVLGRIVHERAADYAHADPDPGPARPAARRFEAALSGPALALIAEVKRASPSQGAIAPLDPVDAARAYEAGGAHALSVLTEPRHFDGTLDFLHRITAAQSLPALRKDFVVHAAMLREAAEAGAAAALLMVSVLGEATGAYLAVAEHLGLDALVEVHDEAELDIALATEARIIGVNNRDLKTLHIDLDVSPRLIARARAAGFTGVLVAESGYRTPADLRTVRGLADAVLVGTSLAASGDLAQAARDLMRP
- a CDS encoding MBL fold metallo-hydrolase, with the translated sequence MSAPAAPPATLAFLGTADSKGVPRFWCACPVCQEARQGGVNRRTRTSLLLRGVGESGREEAVLLDASQDLHGQLAPLGPLVPDAALLSHAHNDHILGLADLLDYLTYAKGALPLYAPEPVIPDLERRFHYAFRRQAPVQPVPAQGVPAAGFRVRTFEVPHGANGVSHAFRLDRPGWAGVVMTDALDVPDNVAQMWLTGLDLLVLGTSFTDESAQPRTGRSVYDVQEALAVPWARAARRVVLTHLSHGVDIRSLSLPAHWQAARDGLTIPL